Part of the Psychrobium sp. MM17-31 genome is shown below.
CTTCGAGTTTTCCCAACGTTCGCTCAGTCCATTTTCCAGCCTCTATGTGCGGAATAAGGTGCTCTTCAACTTGTCGGAACCAAGAAACAGGATAATCTTGATAGTGGGCGATTGAGTGAGGTAACAGTACATCAGGGTCGATCCAAACCATGCCTTTTACTGCTGTTGTAGATGTATCGGGTAAGTTGTACCACGCCTGTGATAACAGATTGCTACTGGCGTAACTCACCATAATAATTTCTTGCTCGCCAAGATGCTTGAGGGTCTGCTCTAGCAGTGGGGCAAAAGAGGTATAAGATGGTTTGTCGCTCAGGCTACTAAATCCATTGCCTAAGCGCTCAATAACATGAACGCGGTGGGTTTTGGCGATTAGCGGTTGCAACAAGGCAAACCAGGCGCTGTCGGCGTGATAATTCTTGTTAAAGCCTGAGAGTAGAATTACCGCCGGCCCCTGATGGTTAAGCCCCATACTGCGCACGTGAACTTCTTTACTACCTTCATCTGTATCTACTCGATAAAGACTCGATTGCGCATCCATTGCTTTGCTACTGACAGAGTCAAAAAATGCAATCACTTCCTTTGTGGTGTTGTAGTCGACAAACGACCAGCTGTGTTGACCATCTTCAATCGCCACAAGTTTATTGATGTGCTCGTCATTTTGATAAACACGCTGCTCCATTTTATCCGTGCTAGTTAGCTCAGCTTCGGTTTCAATATTGTTTTGCTTGGCGATAAGGTCGATAGCTTGTTCGCTACTAATAAGCGCGAAGTTGCCATTGGGTTGGCCTTGATAAGGAAGCACTGTGTCTTTTTTACCCTGAACGATAAGGTAGTTAGTATCGTTTTCAATCTGGCAGCTTTCAGATAGCTGCTTAGACATTGGCGCAGCGATAGTTGCGATGGCCTTAAATTGCAACTGGCTATTACACATGAGGTTTTGTGCAAAGAGTCCACCTTGGGAGAAGCCAACCGCGTAGAGTTCATCTTCGAGAATGTTGTAATCTTCTTTGATGTCTTTGACGATATTTTCAATATATCCGAGATCATCGACGCCCAATCGATGTGGCTTGTTGCAGTTACAACCTTCGTTCCATTCTTCTACTTTTGATTGAGGATAGACAACTAAATAGTTGTTTGCTTCACTCTCCAAAATGGCCATTTCTTGCATGCTAATGGCTCCTTGCATTGAACCATGCAAAGCGAGTAGTAGTTTATAAGATTTGTTGGGGTTCAATCCCGCTTCGGATTTTGCAATGTAATATTTTCTATCTTGAATAGCGACTGATTCAAGGTTTGGCGGTAAGGTTGCGTTGCTAGAGGTGCTTGAAGTTTTCACCGAGCCATTGCATCCTGAAATAAGCCAAGAAGTGGCGAGCAGGGCGCTTAATAAGTAGGTATGTCGACGCATAATCTCTCTCTTTTTGTTGATAGTTGTTGTTAGTTATTGTGGTGATACTCATAGCATCACGAGAGAGTATTAGGTGACATAGTTTGAGCTTATGTTTTTATTATGTTTGTGTTATGTTTTTAAAAGTTTAATAAATTCAATGGAATACGTATTATTATGAGCTGTGTTATTGCAGGTGTTATCT
Proteins encoded:
- a CDS encoding alpha/beta hydrolase, producing the protein MRRHTYLLSALLATSWLISGCNGSVKTSSTSSNATLPPNLESVAIQDRKYYIAKSEAGLNPNKSYKLLLALHGSMQGAISMQEMAILESEANNYLVVYPQSKVEEWNEGCNCNKPHRLGVDDLGYIENIVKDIKEDYNILEDELYAVGFSQGGLFAQNLMCNSQLQFKAIATIAAPMSKQLSESCQIENDTNYLIVQGKKDTVLPYQGQPNGNFALISSEQAIDLIAKQNNIETEAELTSTDKMEQRVYQNDEHINKLVAIEDGQHSWSFVDYNTTKEVIAFFDSVSSKAMDAQSSLYRVDTDEGSKEVHVRSMGLNHQGPAVILLSGFNKNYHADSAWFALLQPLIAKTHRVHVIERLGNGFSSLSDKPSYTSFAPLLEQTLKHLGEQEIIMVSYASSNLLSQAWYNLPDTSTTAVKGMVWIDPDVLLPHSIAHYQDYPVSWFRQVEEHLIPHIEAGKWTERTLGKLEAERTEHQALVSDKYTNDVDWSYYDAISQSRASIDKQIIRAREVINYHDDLNTVSEFEITDAVPITIIDTDFELKEIENAEPEYVEGLTKWHQEGTQWSQMIAKRTHGQYIPLENSSHMVTFQHPEVIIEAITHLLK